In Pseudoalteromonas translucida KMM 520, the following are encoded in one genomic region:
- a CDS encoding isocitrate dehydrogenase gives MAKQTITVIKGDGIGPSIIDSALEILKAAGCDFDYEFVDAGLAALEKTGELLPQDTIDTIAKNKITLKGPLTTPVGEGFTSINVTLRKQFGLYANVRPVKSFVGTKARYDDIDIITIRENTQGMYSGAGQIVSEDGNEAEAKSVITREGAEKIVTFAYELAVREGRKKVTAVHKANILKSTSGLFLKVAREVAERFPEIESTEMIVDATCMKLVMTPEEFDVIVTTNLFGDILSDLCAGLVGGLGMAPGANIGEDTAIFEAVHGSAPDIAGKNLANPTSVILASIQMLEHLNMGDTAERIRSAVADVIKSGDRTTRDLGGSHGTTDFTQAVIDRL, from the coding sequence ATGGCCAAACAAACCATAACAGTGATCAAAGGCGACGGCATCGGCCCGAGCATTATCGACTCAGCACTTGAAATACTAAAAGCCGCAGGATGCGATTTTGATTATGAATTTGTTGATGCTGGCCTAGCTGCACTTGAAAAAACAGGTGAGTTACTTCCGCAAGACACAATCGATACTATCGCTAAAAACAAAATCACCTTAAAAGGTCCTTTAACAACGCCAGTTGGTGAAGGCTTTACCTCTATAAACGTAACACTACGTAAGCAATTTGGTTTGTACGCAAACGTACGTCCTGTTAAATCGTTTGTAGGCACAAAAGCGCGTTATGATGATATTGATATCATTACTATTCGTGAAAACACCCAAGGTATGTACTCTGGCGCTGGTCAAATTGTAAGTGAAGATGGTAACGAAGCAGAAGCAAAATCTGTTATTACTCGCGAAGGCGCAGAAAAAATCGTAACGTTTGCTTACGAGCTAGCAGTACGTGAAGGCCGTAAAAAAGTAACAGCGGTACATAAAGCAAATATTTTAAAATCTACATCAGGCCTATTTTTAAAAGTAGCGCGTGAAGTTGCAGAACGTTTCCCAGAAATTGAATCAACCGAAATGATTGTTGATGCAACCTGTATGAAACTAGTAATGACGCCAGAAGAGTTTGACGTAATAGTAACCACAAACTTATTTGGTGATATTTTATCAGACCTATGTGCTGGTTTAGTTGGCGGCTTAGGCATGGCACCAGGTGCTAACATTGGCGAAGATACTGCAATTTTCGAAGCAGTACACGGCAGTGCGCCTGATATTGCAGGTAAAAACCTAGCTAACCCTACTTCAGTAATTTTAGCGTCTATTCAAATGCTTGAGCATTTAAATATGGGCGACACCGCAGAGCGCATTAGAAGTGCAGTTGCTGATGTGATTAAGTCAGGCGATCGTACTACTCGCGATTTAGGCGGCAGCCACGGTACAACAGACTTTACTCAAGCTGTTATCGACCGTTTGTAA
- a CDS encoding DUF3192 domain-containing protein, whose protein sequence is MFKKFFRYLILGLGLYALIATLVIVFYKDDPQAMIWQDREAYNKRYIEKLKIEDTATLNSVLEYLGSPDLTFAKRDEDQVWQIVFYRTQHKTSDGITTIDECTGLLFKNGQLILWGPSAYDQYLKPG, encoded by the coding sequence ATGTTCAAAAAGTTTTTTAGATATTTAATTTTAGGTTTAGGGCTTTATGCGCTAATAGCCACGTTAGTGATCGTTTTTTATAAAGATGATCCACAAGCTATGATTTGGCAAGACAGAGAAGCCTATAATAAACGCTATATCGAAAAGCTAAAAATAGAAGACACTGCAACCCTCAATAGTGTACTCGAATATTTAGGTAGCCCAGATCTTACCTTTGCTAAGCGTGATGAGGACCAAGTATGGCAAATTGTTTTTTATCGTACTCAGCATAAAACATCTGACGGTATTACTACTATAGATGAATGTACCGGCTTATTATTTAAAAACGGGCAGCTCATTTTATGGGGTCCCAGTGCTTACGATCAATATCTAAAACCAGGTTAG
- the xni gene encoding flap endonuclease Xni: MKPHLLLIDALNLIRRIYAVDANQKHHSDEQMLKASCARVAHACSKLLNSTKATHAIAVFDGDKSWRYHFYKDYKHSRAPMPQILKDALAQFKAAIEETGIVVFEPINDEADDIIATLANKAAHNNISSVVVSTDKGFLPFLNEHITVYDYFKKYYLDQDSIKQRFGVEQKKLVEFWALAGDKTNDIPGVKGIGTKSAQLLVNNYSSVEVALKDDALSDSLRKKLTENMDMYVISKQLVSLRTDINLGFSLKQLRLN; encoded by the coding sequence TTGAAACCCCACTTATTACTTATTGATGCGCTTAATTTAATTAGGCGCATTTACGCGGTAGACGCGAATCAAAAGCATCACAGTGACGAGCAAATGCTAAAAGCAAGCTGCGCGCGTGTAGCGCATGCCTGCTCAAAACTTTTAAACAGCACTAAAGCAACCCATGCCATTGCCGTATTTGATGGAGATAAAAGTTGGCGCTATCATTTTTATAAAGATTACAAACACTCCCGTGCCCCTATGCCGCAAATACTAAAAGATGCGTTAGCGCAATTTAAAGCCGCCATTGAAGAAACCGGTATTGTAGTGTTTGAACCAATAAACGATGAAGCTGATGATATTATTGCAACCCTGGCAAATAAGGCAGCACATAACAATATCAGCAGTGTGGTTGTCTCAACTGATAAAGGCTTTTTACCTTTTTTAAATGAGCATATAACTGTATATGATTATTTTAAAAAGTATTACTTAGACCAAGATAGTATTAAGCAACGCTTTGGCGTTGAGCAAAAAAAACTAGTTGAGTTTTGGGCACTTGCTGGCGATAAAACCAATGATATTCCGGGCGTGAAAGGCATAGGCACTAAATCGGCGCAACTACTGGTTAATAACTATAGCTCTGTCGAGGTTGCACTCAAAGACGATGCCCTTAGTGACAGTTTACGTAAAAAACTAACTGAAAATATGGATATGTATGTTATTTCAAAACAACTGGTTAGTTTACGCACCGATATAAACTTAGGCTTTAGTTTAAAGCAGTTAAGGCTTAATTAG
- the ppnN gene encoding nucleotide 5'-monophosphate nucleosidase PpnN: MLIQLNPTGVLDLLSQLEVDLLEQSSASERYRLFRNCALAVLNVGSHTDESSDIYDKYQDFDIRLVSRERGIKIELINAPDTAFVDGEIITGIHEHIFSVIRDILFICQKYEKDLKEQKAITHMVFDMLRNADALKVNSEPSMIVCWGGHSISEVEYKYTKQVGYELGLRGLNICTGCGPGAMKGPMKGATIGHAKQRIKNNRYLGLTEPSIIAAEPPNPIVNELVILPDIEKRLEAFIRTAHAIIIFPGGAGTAEEFLYLLGILLHPENDKQCLPVILTGPKQSEAYFKELCHFIEMTLGVEALSKFEVIIDNPQLVAQKLKSTMANVRDYRKSQGDAYYFNWTLKIENDFQQPFIPSHEQMANLDLHLDQPKQLLAANLRRAFSGIVAGNVKEEGVKAIKQHGPYILSGEPSLMKAMDKLLQAYVDEGRMKLPGSKYVPCYTIKA; this comes from the coding sequence ATGTTAATACAGTTAAACCCAACTGGGGTTTTAGATTTACTGTCGCAATTAGAAGTTGATTTATTAGAGCAATCTTCCGCTAGTGAACGCTATCGATTATTTAGAAACTGCGCGCTTGCCGTCCTCAACGTAGGCAGCCATACAGATGAAAGTAGCGACATCTACGATAAATACCAAGACTTTGATATTCGTTTAGTTAGCCGTGAGCGCGGCATAAAAATAGAACTAATTAACGCACCTGATACCGCATTTGTTGATGGTGAAATTATTACCGGTATTCACGAACATATATTTTCTGTGATCCGCGATATTTTATTTATATGTCAAAAATACGAAAAAGATCTTAAAGAACAAAAAGCCATTACCCACATGGTTTTTGATATGCTCAGAAATGCCGATGCACTAAAAGTAAACAGCGAACCAAGCATGATTGTATGTTGGGGCGGGCATTCTATTAGTGAAGTTGAGTATAAATATACCAAACAAGTAGGTTATGAGCTGGGCCTGCGCGGCTTAAACATTTGTACAGGCTGTGGCCCTGGCGCTATGAAAGGCCCAATGAAAGGCGCTACTATTGGCCACGCCAAGCAGCGAATTAAAAACAATCGTTATTTAGGATTAACCGAGCCCAGCATTATTGCAGCAGAGCCGCCTAACCCAATTGTAAATGAATTAGTCATTTTACCCGACATAGAAAAACGTTTAGAAGCCTTTATACGCACTGCGCACGCTATCATTATTTTTCCTGGTGGCGCCGGTACTGCTGAAGAGTTTCTTTATTTATTAGGGATATTATTACACCCAGAGAATGACAAGCAGTGCCTACCGGTTATTTTAACAGGACCAAAACAAAGTGAAGCCTATTTTAAAGAGCTGTGCCACTTTATTGAAATGACACTAGGTGTAGAAGCGCTCAGTAAATTTGAAGTTATTATAGATAACCCACAATTAGTAGCGCAAAAATTAAAGTCGACCATGGCTAATGTTCGCGACTATCGTAAAAGCCAAGGCGATGCTTACTATTTTAACTGGACATTAAAAATAGAAAATGACTTTCAACAGCCGTTTATACCATCACATGAACAAATGGCGAACTTAGACTTGCATCTAGATCAACCAAAACAGTTATTAGCTGCAAATTTACGCCGCGCATTTTCGGGCATTGTTGCCGGTAATGTCAAAGAAGAAGGCGTAAAAGCAATTAAACAACATGGGCCCTATATTCTAAGTGGCGAGCCTAGTTTAATGAAAGCAATGGATAAGTTATTACAAGCTTATGTTGACGAGGGAAGAATGAAACTGCCCGGCAGTAAATATGTTCCCTGCTACACAATCAAGGCGTGA
- a CDS encoding GGDEF domain-containing protein: MDKKLKQAIEQRIVIESARKTQVDTLSNFAAKLSLSCKGLDIELDNRLAKFRSALNKGVSFEHLSPLINDILVLLKSQEATQLAHQRDLRTSVKNAGKQLQKTNGLPDDTRRALRNLLDNELDNVQSTHGFIPLLNQLITIYNQALQTKFNAIPAEQHTDTPVIAKKLLELAHQLVLEDEAAEQIQSIRTAILQSNTVDDLLAAAIEIISIIVKNINNERQSAQSFLVSLNKTLEELHHSIFSTSKHSESMGIEFDALNKRIKTKINNLNEQTKCTTSISSLRKLVDHELKSLGEDFIAKEELERKDRKVLITSFDKINNRIGSLENKLTKYKKRLNDQRFQSLLDSLTKLPNRAAFDERYNHEMHLFNVQASDVTLAVIDVDYFKSINDRFGHTAGDITLQVIAKALQKSIDKTDFIARYGGEEFVLLMPGTSLEHAIPQLEKLKKNIKKIPFKFKDKQIEITVSLGATQFKQGDTLLKAFDRADDALYEAKNAGRDRLCIRK, translated from the coding sequence ATGGACAAAAAACTCAAACAAGCTATTGAACAACGAATAGTAATTGAGAGCGCAAGGAAAACTCAAGTAGACACTCTGTCAAATTTTGCAGCTAAATTGTCTTTAAGCTGTAAGGGTCTTGATATTGAATTAGATAATCGTCTAGCTAAATTTAGAAGCGCCCTTAATAAAGGGGTTAGCTTTGAGCACTTATCGCCGTTAATTAATGATATTTTAGTACTTTTAAAAAGCCAAGAAGCCACTCAACTCGCCCATCAGCGAGATTTACGCACAAGTGTAAAAAATGCTGGCAAGCAATTACAAAAAACCAATGGCTTACCTGACGACACACGTAGAGCGCTGCGTAACTTGTTAGATAATGAACTTGACAACGTTCAGTCAACCCATGGTTTTATACCGCTATTAAATCAATTAATTACTATTTATAACCAAGCGTTACAGACTAAATTTAATGCAATACCCGCAGAGCAACATACCGACACTCCAGTAATTGCTAAAAAGTTATTAGAACTTGCCCACCAGCTGGTACTTGAAGATGAAGCTGCAGAGCAAATTCAATCAATAAGAACTGCCATTTTACAAAGTAATACAGTAGATGACTTACTCGCTGCCGCAATTGAAATTATTAGTATTATTGTAAAAAATATTAATAACGAGCGCCAATCAGCGCAAAGTTTTTTAGTGTCTTTAAATAAAACCTTAGAAGAGTTACACCATTCGATTTTTTCGACCAGTAAACATTCCGAATCTATGGGGATTGAGTTTGACGCATTAAATAAACGTATAAAAACTAAAATTAATAATCTTAATGAGCAAACCAAGTGTACCACCTCAATTTCATCGTTAAGAAAATTGGTTGATCATGAACTAAAGTCCCTCGGTGAAGATTTTATTGCCAAAGAAGAACTTGAACGCAAAGATCGCAAAGTACTTATAACCAGCTTTGATAAAATAAATAATCGTATTGGCAGCTTAGAAAATAAACTCACCAAATATAAAAAGCGTCTTAACGATCAACGTTTTCAAAGCCTGCTCGATAGCCTAACCAAACTGCCAAACCGGGCCGCCTTCGATGAGCGGTATAATCACGAAATGCACTTATTTAATGTGCAAGCATCCGATGTTACTCTAGCGGTAATAGACGTAGATTATTTTAAGTCAATAAACGACAGGTTTGGTCATACGGCTGGAGATATTACGCTACAAGTTATTGCTAAAGCCTTGCAAAAGTCGATAGATAAAACAGACTTTATAGCGCGTTATGGCGGCGAAGAATTTGTACTCTTAATGCCAGGCACCTCTTTAGAGCATGCCATTCCACAACTCGAAAAGCTTAAAAAGAATATAAAAAAGATCCCGTTTAAGTTTAAAGATAAGCAAATAGAAATTACAGTGTCACTTGGCGCAACTCAGTTTAAACAAGGTGACACATTATTAAAGGCATTTGATAGAGCAGACGATGCTTTATACGAAGCCAAAAACGCAGGTCGGGATCGCCTGTGTATACGTAAATAA
- a CDS encoding M61 family metallopeptidase — protein sequence MKKLLALSILAACSAPTFADVNYSLNISEPQHHLGNVTVEFPKTAQAHLDIKLPAWRTGRYEILNLANGVRYFDAKDSAGNTLKWEKIDHSTWRVHLNKPTKVNLEYQVYANELGKRARHIDDSHAFIDASGFFMFSDSFRQEPVTVNLEVPKQWRSVSGMKNNKGKNTFKAADYDVLVDSPIETGINQLHTFKVDGREYDLVIWGDGNYDVELMLTDLKKLVATGNVIWDGYPYERYVFMVHATSGAGGATEHLNSTIIQRPRDRFAKREDYLAFISTAAHEFIHTWNVKAYRPAGLTPYDYTNMNYSKLLWIAEGSTSYFEDHLLVRSGIQSTDEFFNLLSKTINRHLQTPGREVQSASETSFDKWINQGGDHARNYSTNIYSEGSLLSLALDIDLLEKSQGKISYRDVHKALYKQHKLPAGFTSLDVLNILKDLTGRDYNTWWQANVDSPAALNFDELLNKVGLTFERPEKAKALASIDAVAKNTGQLLTLSHVKRGGSAWQAGLTTDDKIVAINKHHVGKDLTSSLEMYKAGDKITIDYIRRDALASTSLVLSEDFDKPKKVIVNKQASSEQKALFKAWIGVEYPNNAKKD from the coding sequence ATGAAAAAGCTATTAGCGCTGTCTATTTTAGCCGCATGTTCTGCCCCTACGTTTGCTGATGTAAATTATTCATTAAACATTTCTGAGCCACAGCATCACTTAGGTAATGTTACGGTAGAGTTTCCTAAAACGGCACAAGCGCATTTAGACATTAAATTACCTGCATGGCGCACTGGGCGTTACGAAATATTAAATTTAGCCAATGGGGTGCGTTACTTTGATGCAAAAGACAGTGCGGGTAACACCCTAAAGTGGGAAAAAATTGATCACAGCACTTGGCGTGTACACTTAAATAAGCCAACTAAAGTGAACTTAGAATATCAAGTATACGCAAATGAGCTTGGCAAGCGTGCGCGTCATATTGATGATAGCCATGCATTTATTGATGCATCAGGCTTTTTTATGTTTAGTGACTCATTTCGACAAGAGCCCGTTACGGTTAATTTAGAGGTGCCTAAACAGTGGCGATCTGTTTCTGGAATGAAAAATAACAAAGGTAAAAATACATTTAAGGCGGCAGATTATGACGTACTTGTAGATTCACCAATCGAGACAGGTATTAACCAATTACACACCTTTAAAGTTGATGGCCGTGAATACGATTTAGTTATATGGGGTGATGGTAATTATGATGTAGAGCTCATGCTAACTGATCTAAAAAAATTAGTGGCTACTGGCAATGTAATTTGGGACGGCTACCCGTATGAACGTTATGTATTTATGGTGCATGCAACATCGGGAGCGGGTGGTGCTACTGAGCATTTAAATTCGACTATTATTCAGCGTCCGCGAGACCGATTTGCTAAACGCGAAGATTACTTAGCCTTTATAAGCACTGCGGCACATGAGTTTATTCATACTTGGAACGTTAAAGCATACCGTCCAGCGGGCCTAACACCTTACGATTACACCAATATGAATTACTCTAAATTACTCTGGATAGCAGAGGGCTCAACCAGCTATTTTGAAGATCATTTATTAGTGCGTTCAGGTATTCAAAGCACTGATGAGTTTTTTAATCTACTGAGTAAAACAATTAATCGTCACTTACAAACACCAGGTCGCGAAGTACAAAGCGCCAGCGAAACCAGCTTTGATAAGTGGATAAATCAAGGTGGGGATCACGCGCGTAATTACTCAACTAATATTTATTCAGAAGGCTCATTGTTATCACTTGCTTTAGATATTGATTTACTAGAAAAAAGCCAAGGTAAAATCAGTTATCGCGATGTACACAAGGCACTTTATAAGCAACATAAATTACCTGCAGGTTTTACTTCTTTAGATGTACTCAATATTTTAAAAGACCTAACCGGGCGTGATTATAACACTTGGTGGCAAGCTAATGTTGACTCGCCAGCCGCACTAAATTTTGACGAGTTACTCAATAAAGTAGGTTTAACATTTGAGCGTCCAGAAAAAGCGAAAGCCTTAGCGAGTATAGATGCTGTGGCAAAAAATACTGGCCAACTCCTTACGCTTTCGCATGTTAAACGCGGCGGCAGTGCATGGCAGGCAGGCTTAACAACAGATGATAAAATTGTTGCTATTAATAAGCATCACGTTGGCAAGGATTTAACCAGCAGCCTAGAAATGTATAAAGCAGGGGATAAAATTACAATTGATTATATTCGCCGCGATGCACTTGCTAGCACCAGCTTAGTTTTATCAGAAGATTTTGATAAACCTAAAAAGGTGATTGTTAATAAGCAAGCATCGAGTGAACAAAAAGCGTTGTTTAAGGCATGGATAGGTGTTGAATATCCTAATAACGCTAAAAAAGATTAA
- a CDS encoding bifunctional diguanylate cyclase/phosphodiesterase, with the protein MKSKNNIHTLAHQYVVNDPLHQLFDAVNAISVQGYDEQRRVIYWNKGSEVLYGYTKDEATGKKLEDLIIPSGLREAVVDGHGNWINNGIEIPAAELTLRDKNNNDVSVFSSHVMFINQYGIKQMYCIDIDLTDVKQAQEQAMFREEMLETIFEAIPDLFFVMQEDGKILDYQASSSSSSSNLYALPQQFIGSSMFDLLPDDVSSKFRKYISQALSQKQMVSFQYELTMPLGAVYFEARINHVSQYQQVMVIIRDITEQHKAEELIRKQAYYDNLTSLPNRFLALDRLSHMLLEAQRNKGQVAVLFIDLDNFKKVNDSFGHELGDKLLVKSAARLQQVIRKEDTIGRLGGDEFIVLLRGINSHYNAIDIAEKLLKSFTSPFKIEGRELVLTMSIGVAMFPENGDTASDLLRNADTAMYQAKALGRNSYSFFTPQMNVVIQRRLAIEEQMQGALQRNEFELHYQPQLDVKNKHVTGAEALLRWYNPVLGNIPPDEFIPIAEHNGLIIPIGKFVIKQALQLLKKWQNQCLNKGQHHKYTMAVNLSPSQFRDTALLSFIKDTLSELDVNAKYLELEITEGVLMNAKLNINDTLQEITKLGIKLSMDDFGTGYSSLSYLRQYPFNVLKIDRIFINGITSKKEDCNLVKATIAMSHSLGLTVVAEGVETKEQLVLLGELNCDFVQGYYFSKPLPEELLLDFPPTFL; encoded by the coding sequence ATGAAATCTAAAAATAATATACATACTTTAGCTCACCAATATGTTGTTAATGACCCATTACATCAATTATTTGATGCTGTAAATGCTATTTCTGTACAGGGATATGATGAGCAACGCCGTGTTATTTATTGGAATAAAGGCAGCGAAGTGCTCTATGGTTATACCAAAGATGAAGCAACAGGTAAAAAGCTTGAAGATTTAATTATACCAAGTGGTTTACGTGAGGCCGTGGTTGATGGCCACGGTAATTGGATTAATAATGGCATAGAAATTCCTGCAGCAGAGCTAACTCTTCGTGATAAAAATAATAATGATGTTTCGGTGTTCTCAAGCCATGTAATGTTTATAAATCAATATGGCATTAAACAAATGTATTGTATTGATATTGATTTAACCGATGTTAAACAGGCACAAGAACAGGCTATGTTTAGAGAAGAAATGTTGGAAACAATATTTGAGGCTATTCCTGATCTATTTTTTGTAATGCAAGAAGATGGCAAAATTCTTGATTATCAAGCCAGTAGCAGTAGTAGTAGCAGTAATCTTTATGCTTTACCTCAGCAATTTATTGGCAGCAGTATGTTTGATTTATTACCAGACGATGTTAGCAGTAAGTTTAGAAAATATATCTCCCAAGCCTTAAGCCAAAAACAGATGGTGAGCTTTCAATATGAACTAACCATGCCACTGGGAGCTGTGTACTTTGAGGCAAGAATTAACCATGTTTCTCAATATCAGCAAGTTATGGTTATTATTCGAGATATTACTGAGCAGCACAAAGCAGAAGAGTTGATCCGTAAACAAGCTTATTATGATAATTTAACCTCATTACCTAACCGTTTTTTAGCACTTGACCGTTTATCGCATATGCTTCTTGAAGCACAAAGAAACAAGGGGCAAGTGGCAGTGCTTTTTATTGATTTAGATAACTTTAAAAAAGTAAATGACTCGTTTGGCCATGAACTAGGCGATAAGCTACTGGTAAAATCAGCTGCAAGATTACAGCAAGTCATCCGCAAAGAAGACACCATAGGACGTTTAGGAGGAGATGAGTTTATTGTACTGTTACGGGGTATTAATAGTCATTATAACGCAATAGATATTGCAGAAAAGCTACTGAAAAGTTTTACCTCGCCATTTAAAATTGAAGGGAGAGAACTTGTACTCACTATGAGTATAGGGGTTGCTATGTTCCCCGAAAATGGCGATACAGCGTCTGATCTTTTACGCAATGCAGATACGGCAATGTATCAAGCAAAAGCCTTGGGACGTAACAGTTACTCGTTTTTCACTCCACAAATGAACGTAGTAATTCAGCGTCGCCTTGCGATAGAGGAGCAGATGCAAGGTGCGTTGCAGCGTAATGAATTTGAATTACATTATCAACCACAGTTAGATGTTAAAAATAAACATGTTACCGGCGCCGAAGCTTTGTTGCGTTGGTATAACCCAGTGCTGGGGAATATACCGCCCGATGAGTTTATTCCAATAGCCGAGCATAATGGACTTATTATTCCCATTGGAAAGTTTGTTATTAAGCAAGCCTTACAGCTTTTAAAAAAATGGCAAAATCAGTGTCTTAATAAAGGGCAACACCATAAATATACTATGGCTGTTAATTTATCCCCTAGTCAATTTAGAGACACAGCGCTACTTAGTTTTATAAAAGACACCCTGAGCGAGCTAGATGTAAACGCTAAATATTTAGAGTTAGAAATTACCGAGGGGGTGTTAATGAATGCTAAATTGAATATAAACGACACCTTGCAAGAAATAACTAAATTAGGCATAAAGTTATCAATGGATGACTTTGGTACAGGGTATTCATCATTAAGCTATTTAAGGCAGTATCCTTTTAATGTTTTAAAAATTGATCGCATATTTATTAATGGCATTACATCCAAAAAAGAAGACTGTAATTTAGTCAAAGCAACTATAGCCATGTCGCATAGCTTAGGGTTAACCGTAGTTGCTGAAGGAGTGGAAACGAAAGAGCAGCTTGTTTTACTTGGTGAGTTAAATTGCGACTTTGTACAAGGTTACTATTTTAGTAAGCCATTACCAGAGGAGTTGTTATTGGATTTTCCACCAACGTTTTTATAA